In Euleptes europaea isolate rEulEur1 chromosome 10, rEulEur1.hap1, whole genome shotgun sequence, the genomic window CCTGCAAAGGAAACGAACAAACCATTTCTGTTACTCGTCAGCCATGGGAGATTTTTCAAAAGAATCTAGGCAGCTTTTTCTCCATTCGTAGCCACCAGACTCTCTCAAACATATTTTAATCATGTTCTcatgagccagagtggtatagtggttaagaatggtggtttggagtggtggactcgaatctggagaactgggtttgattccccactcctccacatgagcgtcggacgctaatctgatggactgggttggtttctccactcttacacacgaagccagctgggtgaccttgggctagtaacaactgttttagagctctctcagccccacctacctcacagggtgtctgttgtggggaggggaagggaaggagattgtaagccggtttgattcttccttaagtggtagagaaaatcggcatataaaaaccaactcttctccttttgaGGTATACATTCCTTCATTTGCTATTTCAATGATTACACATCTTCATTCGCTGTTTTAATAATTACACATCAGTATGTACTGCCCTCTGCCATGCTCAAGGAAATGGAGATAAAACTCCTACCCGTATGTGTCCTCTTGTGACCATTCAGCTTGCCTTTGTCCGCAAAACACGCCCCACAGTCCTCACAAATATATGGCTTCTCACCTGTATGGGACCTGCATTCAGAAGAGTCAGAAAATATTGAGAAAGCAACTGAATGTTAATTCATACTGAAATTTCCTACTCAATGTTACAGATAGATTAACTCCCccccaggcaagagacaaagtTTGCAAGGAAATGAGACTTCACATTCACAATATGGAGCCTGCCTCCATCAGGGGGTTTGGAATAGATGACCATCATTGAGATTTGTAGTCCACTTTGCTGCCAAGGCTGAGAAGTAAAGCCATGGGCGAAGCTGTGCAAAGTCCTAGTCTGAACTGGAACCTGAGGGAAGCCACAAGTTCACACCTGCTCACCAGAGTCCACATGTGATAAAATGAGCCCTCAAACCTTTGTTTTTACCCCTAGGAATGAGAGATTTAGATTGCTGGCATTGGTCTTAGATCTTCTAGACTTCAACAAGGAGTTCACCTCTCTCCTTTGACCAGGCTACCTGTACTGGCAGTTTGACCTGGACTTCTGAGCATCCATGAAGTACAGCCCAGCATTCACAAAGCAAAGGAGAAAATTCTGACATAAATACTTGAGTGAAGCATCCTCTCATATCACAACATAGACTCTATGCATGTATGACTTCAAACCAGCTAGGGACGTGTTCCTTCATCTTATTTAAGTACAGGCCAAGGCCCACTTTGTATATGATTTAGGTCATGGAGAACAGATTAATGCTTTTCTTGGCAAAGATTTTGTGACTACGTTTCTTGCAAAGATTTTGTGATGCTCATGTCCATCGTGCACAATACAGGCTGGCAGTTCTTTTTAATACTAGAACCGAGACACATCCCAATTCCATCACCACCCAAATAGTTCTGAGAGGTCATGtctgcccaccccccaaaaaattttctTACCCACAGATTGCCCAAGCTCACTGGATCTCCATTTTACCATTCAGTTGCTATTCATTGCTTGCACCAACCCAAGAGATGCAAGCAGGGTTCACAAAGGAGGAGAAAAATGAAGCAACACAATCTGACCTGGTATGAATCTTCAGCTGTGACGGCTGAGCAAATCTTGAGCAGCAAACTCCACACtggtatggcttctccccagtgtgggttctcaTATGAAACACCAGCGCCGTCCTTGAACTCAAGATCTTCCCACACACGGAGCACAGGGGACGCTTCACGCGCCCTTCATGCTTCCGCATGTAGTGTGTTCTCACATCCCTCTTCCTTTTAAAGGTGGCGTTGCAGAGTGTGCAGGCAAACTGCCTGTCTTCTGTATGGACACACGCTCTGTGCTCCTTCCAGCTGTTGTAACTAGCGAAGGACTTGTTGCAAACATCACACTGATACGCTTTCCCAGGCAAAGCGTGATGGACATCTTTGCAATGGTCGACATACTTTTTACGTGATACAAATTTTTCGGCACATTCGTTGCACGTGATAACGTAGGCTGCTCTCTTTGTTACCTTATTTTTAGTGTCTTTCCTCACTTTGCGCTCATCATTCAGTTCATTTTCTTCTGCATGGGGGTCATTCAAGCAATCATCGTCCTCATCTAAAGAGAGCCCCTTGTGATTGCCATTgtcatgtctgtctgtctcagaATTCCCTCTCTCTTCTCCTCCGACAGCCATCGCAAAATTTCCCCTTTTAACGCCAGATTCGTCATGTTGCTCCAGCTCGTCTTGATTGCCAGACTCTGCTTCTACAGCCAAACTCCTCAATTCTCTCTCAAGCGCCCATGTTTTTTCACCCGTGTATTCTCTTTGCAAGTCAGTGTTTGGTACCTCGACACACGCTTCATTAGTAACATTACATTCACCATCTGCTGTGCCCACTCTGTCTGCTGGTGGCACTGTCATCCAGCAACCTGGCAGGAGTTTCTGATCTTGCCAGTTTTCATGTATTTTCCTATTGggtgggggaaaagaagaagagttggtttttaaatgccgactttctctaccactgaaggaagaatcaaactggcttacaatcaccttcccttcccctccccacaacagacaccctgtgaggtaggtggggctgagagagtgtgactagcccacggtcacgcatgctggcttcatgtataggagcggggaaacaaatccagttaaccagattagcctccgtcgctcatgtggaggagcagggaatcaaaccaaattctccagatcagagttcaccactccaagccaccactcttaaccgctacaccactctggctcccaatCTAAAACATTCAACTATATTATCTGACTATAAGACTGAAAAAATTCTGGCAGCTGAGAATTTTGAAAGCCTGTCACCAATACCCAAAGAAGACTGTACCTCACATGAGCATTAAAGGAAGACCTCTGAGCAAAGCTCGCCGGGCAGCACTTGCATTTataaggcttctctcctgtgtgcatTCGAATGTGAACCATCAAGCTGCATTTGGAGCTGATAACCTTGTCACAGTAGGGGCACCTCTGGGGACTCTGCTTCTTTGCATGCACCCTCCGGATGTGGCCGTCAATGTCCTTCTGGTGCTGAAATTTTTTTTCGCACAGCAAGCAAGGGAAGCGGCGCTCGTTGCTGTGAGCGGCGAGCCCGTGCTGTTTCAGGTCTTGGCTGCTGGCAATGAGCTGGCTGCACACATGGCAGCTATGCTCAACGGCCAGATTCAGGCCATGCTCCAGCTCCGCGTGCGACTGGTACTGTTTGGCAAAGCGGAAGGAGCGGTCACACATGTCACATGCGTACATCTGCGGCAAGACTTTGGATATGCTGTGTGGTGATTTTCTAAGCTTTGTTCTGCTAAGAATCAACCCATTTTGACCCTCCTTCTGGCCAGGAAGCATCTTGTTGACTACCCACGTTGAGTCCACCTGATTTGAAGGTTTGTTTTCTTCTTGGGTGCCGCTGCCTATGTTGGGAGCCTTCGGCTTCTCTCCCTTGTAACGTCCGGGTGACATCCCTTTCTCATCTTCAGTCTCACCAGGAGCGACCCCATCTTTGTTCAACTGTCCCAATGCACTTTCAGGGAAGTCATGGCTAGTTGACACTTTTGCATGCTTCTTTCTGTCCCAGAGGTTTCTCTTTATAGGCTTTGCCAAAATTTGGGATGATTCGCTCTGTTCCCGGTCTCCTCTTTGTTCAGCCTGGCTCCACAGAGACCTTTCAGGTCTTTTAAAACGAACACTCAAATCCAACTCTTTTTGGCCCTCGGCCTTCATTGCTTCCAAGGCATCCAGAAGATCCTTGCATTCCAATCTTTCGGCCACCACCTTCATCCGGTGCAGCCGGTCCACCTCGATTTCTACTTCTGTTGTGTAGACAAACTTCAGGAAGGAGACAAATTCTTCGGCGCGAACGTCCTGGAGTGTCACACTGCATTGCTTGGCATTCAGCATCTTGTCTTTAAGGAACAAGCTTTTAAAGTAATTGCTGGAAGCTGCCAGTACAGCTTTGTGAACGAAAAAGTCCTCTTGGCTTCCAGGACCATCTATGTGAATGGTCATGTCGCAGAAGTGACCAAACTGATAGAGAGAATGGAGCGCTCTCAGAAGATTAGCAGCCGCAACGTTGGATTTCACTGAGATTTTTTCCTTCTCCATCCTATCACACAGAAGAGAGTACATCAGAAAACTTTTAACAGAGTATCTAATATCTCTCATTCAATTTCATTGTCCCAAGCAACCACACCAGTAACTAACTTCTCGTACCTGGTCACATTTTATGAATTCAAAGGACTCTATAACTGGTGTTACTATAGATGGAGTTAAACTGGGTCCTGGCAGACTTGTTTCATATTTTAGTCTAGTGGGTAGCCTTGGGCAGGCCACTATATTTCAGCCTCTGCTTtgggtttgtttgcttttgctgtcaagtcacagctaacttatgggcaactctgtaaggttttcaaggcgagagacattcagaggtgttttgccattgcctgcctctgcctcatgaccctggtattccttggaggcctcccatccaaaatattacccagggccaaccctgcttagcttctgagatctgacaagaccaggctagcctgggccatccaggtcgggttAGATAGTTTTATTTTAGTGCACTCCTATACGAGAaatactccagtttaagcccattgatgtCAGCCACTTTAGAAAAGGAGCCTTAACGCACCTTTTACCTACTACACATTATCGCCGTGCTCGAACTACACTGTTTGGCTGTGCTTTCAAATTTCCCCTCCGCATCTTCACTTCTCCCTCGCTGTATTGTAATTCTGCCGGTCTGCGTTTCTCCCTGGGGAGAGTTGCATAATCCATGACATCATGGAAGTGCGACaagcttcccccttccccactgttaattccccccttttttataacatatttttttatattacagtagtttccatcatttattaagataattatatgatataaacaatatttctctattctatataactaaatAATTCATATttttacgttgacttcccctctctcctcctctatctatttgataactttattgtcacctttgcatttaatttctaattcaatggAATACTTCGTATATAAATTAgattacaattcttaaaatctaaatcattaatcttaatatttctaccttaatcaaatgaattagaacaaaacgtaaccttcaatacttcccaatttaaatcCAAGCACCCCCTTTTTTAAGCCGATCTTCTGGTGACTGCCGCCCTGTGCAAGGAAAAGGGGTGCTTGGTACAAAGAGCCAGTATTCCATTGTTGCTGTAAAACATTCCACCCTTCCCTTGAGAGAGGCAGGAGCATGATCGGCTCTAGAGTGTCAATACTTTCCTTTACCCATAAATTTCTCTCTCTTGCTGTGCTAgcagagccaggggaggggagtCCTTCTCAATTTCAAAGGGCTCCAAGGCAGCCGGTTCTTGGGCTCAGGCTTGTGTGTGAAAGGTGAAAT contains:
- the LOC130483327 gene encoding GDNF-inducible zinc finger protein 1-like — encoded protein: MEKEKISVKSNVAAANLLRALHSLYQFGHFCDMTIHIDGPGSQEDFFVHKAVLAASSNYFKSLFLKDKMLNAKQCSVTLQDVRAEEFVSFLKFVYTTEVEIEVDRLHRMKVVAERLECKDLLDALEAMKAEGQKELDLSVRFKRPERSLWSQAEQRGDREQSESSQILAKPIKRNLWDRKKHAKVSTSHDFPESALGQLNKDGVAPGETEDEKGMSPGRYKGEKPKAPNIGSGTQEENKPSNQVDSTWVVNKMLPGQKEGQNGLILSRTKLRKSPHSISKVLPQMYACDMCDRSFRFAKQYQSHAELEHGLNLAVEHSCHVCSQLIASSQDLKQHGLAAHSNERRFPCLLCEKKFQHQKDIDGHIRRVHAKKQSPQRCPYCDKVISSKCSLMVHIRMHTGEKPYKCKCCPASFAQRSSFNAHVRKIHENWQDQKLLPGCWMTVPPADRVGTADGECNVTNEACVEVPNTDLQREYTGEKTWALERELRSLAVEAESGNQDELEQHDESGVKRGNFAMAVGGEERGNSETDRHDNGNHKGLSLDEDDDCLNDPHAEENELNDERKVRKDTKNKVTKRAAYVITCNECAEKFVSRKKYVDHCKDVHHALPGKAYQCDVCNKSFASYNSWKEHRACVHTEDRQFACTLCNATFKRKRDVRTHYMRKHEGRVKRPLCSVCGKILSSRTALVFHMRTHTGEKPYQCGVCCSRFAQPSQLKIHTRSHTGEKPYICEDCGACFADKGKLNGHKRTHTGERLFKCDVCGKHFATNEYLKCHKRCHMGAKPYKCDVCGKTFGLRASLAQHSNVHAETPPYFCEQCGKTFTQQGALRRHQRIHTGEKPYKCRACERTFTDMSTLRRHVLVHDRNAHWRSFLIDLTVKKDHNWSKIETLSNICMGEDSTPIWSGTQSKAYKPESVSVKKAEHVSCNSDLRDSDHSLMYL